The genomic segment GGATTTGATGGACGAACCACAATCCGGAATTGAGGGCAGTATAGATCGCAATATGGAGAGCAAAATTGATCCGGTCGTCCAAACGTCGATATTCTGGATCGTTACGATCGGGTTTTCGAGGCCAGCGAGGAGGCATAGGCAAATATTAGTGGTTTCCTATGAGTATTGAACTAATTAACATCGGCTTTGGGAATATTGTCAATGCCCAGCGAGCGATCGCTATCGTCACGCCAGAGTCGGCCCCAATTAAACGAACCATTAGTGAAGCTCGCGATCGCTCCCAGTTGATTGATGCGACCTACGGCCGGCGCACGCGCTCGGTTATTATTATGGATTCCGGTCATATCATTCTGTCTTCGATTCAGCCAGAAACTATATGCCATCGATTAACCGCTCGCAAAGCGAATCCATAAGTCCAGTGCAGGAGAGAACATACTATATAATGACGAATACCAGCCATTCGGGAAAACTCGCGGTCATTGCCGGACCGAGCGGAGTCGGGAAAGGAACCCTAGTGCGATCGCTCCTGCAACGCCATCAAGAGATTTATCTATCTATTTCGATGACCACTCGCTCGCCACGGGAGGGAGAAGTTGACGGTCGAGATTATTTCTTCGTCAGTCGCGATCGCTTTCAACAACTCGTGGGAGAGAATCAATTACTGGAATGGGCCGAGTTTGCCGGCAACTGTTACGGGACTCCACGAGCGCAAATTGAAGACAACATTCGTCAAGGAAGAATCGTATTACTAGAAATCGAACTCGAAGGCGCTCGGCAAATTAAAGACTCATTTCCCGAAGCTCTCAGACTATTTATTTTACCGCCTTCGATCGCCGAACTCGAGCGACGGTTGCGCTCTCGCCAAAGCGACTCCCCGGAAGCAATTGCCCGCCGTCTGGAGCGCGCGACGATCGAAATAGCGGCGGCCGATGAATTCGATCGGCAAATTATTAACGATAATTTGGATGAGGCGATCGCAGAGATTGAATCTGCTCTATTCGCTGATTAGTTCTACTGCATTTTCTGTAGAGGCTGGTGCTGAAGAGTGCGCGGTTAATAAGCTCTCCCATTCCACAGTCGAGTCCTGTTGCTCTAACCACGCGATCGCCCCTTGCGGGCCGTCCTGTGACGCTCTGAGCAGTGCCCCCCAAACTAATGCTCCTTCATCTTGGGGATTATCGGCGATCGCGGTGCGAATGCGCTGCCAGAGGACTCCGCGATCGTCGGCTAAAAGGCGATCGATTTCCGAGCGATCTGCGGCGGACTGATAGACTGCTAATGCATCATCCCAACGACCGTCGAGTAATTGAGCTAATACCTCTTCCCCCATAGACTCCCGATCGCGATTGACCGTATCTTGACTCCATTGGGCATGACGAGAAATTAACTCCAATTGACCTTGAGCATCATCCGACCATTGAGCAGATTTGCGCAACGGTTGTAAGCGTTGTTGCGCTTTGGTCCACAAGCCTCCTTTAGCTAATTTTAATCCTTCTTGATATTCCGGAACTTGAAGAACTGGCAATCCCAAAGAGATGGCTTTCAGCTCGAAAGGAGCGGGTAAAAAATCGTTGGTTTGCAGTTGATAGGCTTTAAATTTAGGCTCTAAGCCACTAGTTTGATTGACTGTTAACAACATCTGCGATGAATTGCCTCCAGACTTAGACCATACCGGAAGTTCGTTCGCCGGACTCGTCCAACTGAGGAGGGAGCCAATATAAGTCGTGTTGGCATTGTAATAGATGGTTTGCCCGTAGCGAATGGTTTGTCCGGCTCTGACCATTTCTCCAGTCAGATGAACCCAACGTTGAGAGCGATCGTTCACTAACGCACTATTTCCCCACTTTAGTGTCGTTAGCGGAAAATGACGATTAGAGATTCCGTCTTCGAGTTGCAAGGGAGCAATAACTGACGCTTCTGTTGGCGAGTCAATCTGAACTTGGCTAATTAGGCGATAAATAGGTTGGTCTCGCTTGAAGGGTTCGGGATCGACGGCTCGACGATAAACTCGCAATTGACGGATCGACTCGCATGGTACTGGCGGCACTGATTCGGCGTCACATCCCGGCTGGCGAGCAAAAACCGGTAAAATTATATCTTCATAAGGGCCGATTTGCATCTGTAAAGGGTATCCGGCACGAGAGCCAGAGCGCTCGAGTTTGGCCCTCACTTCTTCCAGAGTTTGCAGTGAAGTGCGATTCGTTTCAGCGAGATGGTTTAGCTCGGGGAGATATTGGTTCATCCAGATTAAGGCATCGGGATCGACCATTAAAGCGATCGCCACCCAAACTCCAGCGATAACTCCACTCAGGCCGACGGTCAAGACAAAAAGACTGAAGAGAGCATGTAAAGATTGTTGCGATTTTGAAGTCTTCTGGGGCGACATGGGATGAATATCTTTGTCCATGAGTGATTCAGTCAGAAATTAAGAACGATCGTTGAGCAGACGGAGTTTCAACAGTTTGGGTTGCACTCGTAGGACTTGCTTATCCTTGTCCTTCAGTGTACTCCGCTTCCAGCAACTCATCGGGGCGGAAATTGAATGCTCGAACATTGGCTTCCAAATCGGAGGCTCTTCCCATGACTAGTTTCATGGATTTTATTTTTTGTCAAGGTAAAGTAAGATTATGTAATAAAAGAAAGTAGCTGGTTGATAAACATTAAGATTTTGCAAGACTTCTTATCAAAATATGTCAGATAGACGCAAAAATACTTATAGAATTAGTTTTTTTGGTAAAACTAATCCTATGTGTCAAAATTACATAGTCCCGTGCTGCATGGCGAAGGCTATGTAGGGGAGTTTATCCCCCCTCGGCAAACTGACACTCAACAACAGACAAGGGATCGAGATAACGAAGGAACCTCCAACCATGTACACCCAGGTTAAATCCAACATTCGCCGCGTCACTGTCACCGACACTCCTCCAACCCCAGGTATTGATGGGGAAACTTTAGAATCTCTAGCTAGAGGCGAGTCCGTTTCTCCAGTACCTCAAGGAGAGCGAACCATCGTCAAGGTGGTGTACATCGTCATGGAGGGACAATACCAAAGTGCCCTCACTCAAGCCGCGCAAAGCATTAACCGCAATGCCAACAACGATCGCATTGGCGTGGAACTGAGCGGCTATTTAATTGAAGAACTGCGCAATCCCGAGAACTACGAAGAGTTCGAGCGAGATATGGAAACCGCCAATATCTTTATTGGCTCGCTCGTCTTTATCGAGGATTTAGCCGATAAGATTGTGGCGACCGTCACTCCCCATCGCGATCGCCTCGATGCGGCTGTGGTCTTTCCCTCCATGCCACAAGTGATGCGCCTGAACAAGCTGGGCAGCTTCAGCATGGCGCAGTTGGGGCAGTCGAAAAGCGCGATCGCCTCGTTCATGAAGAAGCGCAAAGAAGCCAGCGGTTCTTCGTTCCAAGATGGAATGCTGAAACTCTTGCGCACCCTGCCGAAAGTCCTGAAATACATGCCCATCGATAAAGCTCAGGACGCGCGCAACTTCATGCTCTCTTTCCAATATTGGTTGGGGGGTTCGCCAGAAAACTTGAGCAACTTCCTGTTGATGCTGGCGGACAAATACGTTCTTACTGGCGATAAAGGTCATTCTTCCACAGCAGAGATTGCTCCTCTGCAATACAACGATCCGGTGGTCTATCCCGATATGGGAATCTGGCATCCTCTCGCGCCGAAAATGTTTGAAGATCGAGCAGAATACTTGGCTTGGTATCGCAGTCGCGACGATATCCCAGAAGACCTGAAAGACCCCCTAGCTCCCTGCGTGGGTTTGGTGCTGCAACGGACGCACTTGGTGACTGGCGATGACGCTCACTATGTGGCTCTGGTGCAAGAGCTGGAATCGAGAGGAGCGAGAGTTCTTGGTGTCTTCGCGGGTGGTTTAGACTTCTCCAAACCGGTGGATGCTTACTTCTGGGATACCAACTCGGAAACTCCTGTGGTCGATACCGTCATCTCTCTGACTGGATTTGCTCTCGTCGGGGGGCCGGCGCGCCAAGACCACCCGAAAGCGGTAGAATCTCTACGACGGCTGAATCGTCCTTACATGGTGGCTCTGCCTTTGGTCTTCCAAACTACGGAAGAGTGGGAAGCTTCCGAGTTGGGACTGCACCCGGTACAAGTGGCTCTGCAAATTGCGATTCCGGAACTCGATGGGGCGATCGAACCGATTATTTTGTCGGGACGGGATGGCGCAACTGGGAAGGCGATCGCCCTGCAAGATAGAATTGAATCCGTTGCCAGTCGTGCCATGAAGTGGGCGAACCTGCGCCGCAAACCGAAACTGGAGAAAAAAGTCGCCATTACGGTCTTTAGTTTCCCTCCGGATAAAGGGAATGTGGGAACCGCCGCATACCTGGATGTATTTGGCAGTATCTACGAAGTGGTACGAGCATTGCGCGACAACGGTTACGATATTGGCGAACTGCCGGAATCTCCGCAAGCAATGATGGAAGCAGTAATTCACGATGCTTCTGCACAATATGCGTCTCCAGAGCTGAATGTGGCTTATCGCATGTCCGTGCAAGAATACGAGCGCCTTACTCCTTACTCCGAGCGCTTGGAAGAAAACTGGGGTCCCCCTCCTGGAAACTTGAATAGCGACGGACAAAACCTGCTGGTTTATGGTAAGCACTTCGGCAACCTGTTTATTGGGGTACAACCTACTTTCGGGTATGAAGGCGATCCCATGCGCTTGCTCTTCTCCCGTTCGGCTTCTCCCCACCACGGGTTTGCTGCTTACTATACCTATCTGGAGAATATCTGGGGAGCCGATGCGGTACTCCATTTCGGAACTCACGGTTCCCTCGAGTTCATGCCTGGTAAGCAAATGGGAATGTCCGGCGAGTGCTATCCAGATAATCTGATTGGTTCGATTCCCAACTTGTACTACTATGCGGCCAACAACCCTTCCGAAGCAACGATCGCCAAACGTCGCGGTTATGCTGCCACCATTTCTTACCTGACTCCTCCTGCTGAAAATGCCGGTTTGTACAAAGGATTGGCAGAACTGAGCGATTTGATTGGTTCTTATCAGCAACTGAAGCATACTCCCCGAGGCGAGCAAATCGTTCTGACGATTATCGAGAAATGCCGCCAAGTTAACCTCGACCAAGATATTGTTTTACCAGATACCGTAGGGGCGGGTTCTGCAACCTCTGACTCTTCCAACCAAAATGTCAGTGAACCCGCCCCTACAGCGGGCCTGTCTTTGGAAGAGCGCGATAACCTGGTGGGTGCGGTCTACAACAAGTTGATGGAGATTGAGTCGCGCTTGTTGCCTTGCGGTTTGCATATCGTCGGGAAACCGCCAACAGCGACGGAGGCGATCGCAACTCTCGTTAATATCGCCAATATCGATCGCCCGGAAGATGGCATCGAGTCCCTTCCTCGGATTATTGCTCGCAGCATCGACCAAGATATCGATCGCATCTACGAAAGTAGCGATCGCGGCATCCTGGAAGACGTGGAACTCTACAACCAAATCGTACAAGCGACTCGGTTGGCCGTCACCGCTCTAGTGGAAGAACAAACTAATGCTGAAGGTCGGGTATCTCTGGTCTCCCGGTTGAACTTCCTCAATATGGGTAAAAAAGCGCCTTGGGTGCGCGCGCTCAACGATCTCGGATATACCAATCTGGATACGGAAGCGCTGAAAACTCTGATGGAATATCTGGAGTTCTGCTTGGAGCAAGTCTGCGCGGATAACGAGTTGGGCGGCCTGTTGCAAGCTCTGGAAGGAGAATACATCCTTCCCGGCCCCGGAGGCGACCCCATCCGCAACCCGGATGTGCTGCCTACTGGTAAAAATATCCACGCTCTCGATCCCCAGTCTATTCCGACAGAAGCAGCGATTAAATCTGCCAAGCGCGTCGTAGACCAACTGCTGCAACGCCACCAGATGTCTAACGACGGTCAACTTCCGGAAACCATTGCAACGGTTCTCTGGGGAACGGATAACATCAAAACCTTTGGCGAATCTTTGGCGCAAATCCTCTGGTTTGTCGGTGCGAAACCGGTTCCTGACGCTCTCGGACGGGTGAATAAGCTAGAGTTGATTTCCTTAGAAGAGCTGGGACGGCCGCGTATCGATGTCGTCGTCAACTGCTCCGGTGTTTTCCGCGACTTGTTTGTCAACCAAATGGCGCTAATGGATAAAGCGGTGAAAATGGCCGCCGAAGCAGACGAACCTATTGAGATGAATTTTGTGCGGAAACATGCGATCGCGCAAGCTGAAGAAATGGGCATTAATCTCCGTCAAGCAGCCAGTCGCATCTTCTCTAATGCCAGCGGTTCCTATGCCTCCAACGTCAACTTAGCAGTAGAGAACTCCTCTTGGGAAGAAGAATCTGAGTTGCGCGATATGTATCTCAACCGCAAGTCTTTTGCCTTTGATGCCGATAATCCCGGAATCATGAAGGAAAATCGCGCAGTCTTCGAGTCTTCCTTGAAGTCCGCAGAAGTTACATTCCAAAACTTAGATTCTTCCGAGATTAGTTTAACTGACGTATCCCACTACTTCGACAGCGACCCCACCAAAGTGGTAAGTTCTTTGCGCAAAGATGGCAAACAACCGGCCGCTTATATCGCCGATACGACGACAGCGAAAGGTCAAGTGCGATCGCTGTCGGAAACCGTTCGTCTGGACGCGCGCACGAAACTGCTCAATCCCAAGTGGTATGAGGGAATGCTCTCCCACGGTTACGAAGGAGTGCGCGAGTTATCCAAGCGTCTGGTGAATACCTCCGGATGGAGCGCCACTGCAGGTGCGGTAGACAACTGGGTTTACGAAGAAACCAACGACACCTTCATTAAAGATGAAGCCATGTGTCAGCGCTTGCTCAATCTCAATCCCCATTCCTTCCGCAAAGTAGTCAGCACTCTACTGGAAGTGAATGGTCGCGGATATTGGGAAACGAGCGAAGAAAATCTGGATCGCCTGCGCGAGCTATACCAAGAAGCGGAAGACCGCATCGAAGGTGTAGACGTTTAGGTTAGCTACCACGGGTAGGGGCGAAAGCCGTTTCGCTTTGCGACATGGAACGCCCCTACAGGTTAATATGGCTTTTTGTCGTGCGGAATGTGGGCTATATCTCTGATTTTGGAGATACCTCTTCTGTGATTACTCGACACTATCGGGATCGACTCCTAATTGTCGCAGGCGATCGCGCAACTTTTCTACTGTATCTTGTGCTTGTTCCTTCTCCTGGCGTTCGCGATCGCGTTCTGACTCAGCAACATTGGCTCTACGTCGCTCGCTGTTAGCACGCTGGCGCTCCAGCTCCTTATCCAGGCGTTCCCGCTCTTTTTCTAGGCGTTGGCGATCGCGATCTTGCGCCAAATCCACATAAGTTTCTAACCGCTCGCCATCCCGAGCAAACAGCCGTAGTTCCCCCGAAACTGTAGTAAAACTTACTCCCAAGCGCGGACTCGTCCATCCCTCCATTTCCGCAATCTTTTCTAATTTATCGCCGCTTCTGAGCCATCCTTCCAGACGATTTCCCTTGGGGTTATATGCATAATATTCTTCCACACCATGAGTCTGATAAAACTCAAACTTCTTATTCATCTCCTCCTTACTATTGCTTGGAGAAATAATCTCAAAAACAACTTGCGGCGCAATATCGTCTTCTTCCCATTGTTTATAAGAGGGACGATCTTTCTTCCTGACGCCAAATACCACCATTATGTCAGGCGCTTGTCGAGAAGGCTTTTTCTGCTGAGAGATCTCCTCTTCGGTAAGCTGAACGGGATACCAGAATAAATCCCCGGCAACAAAGACATCTTCTACATCTTTAAACAAAGCATCGAGTCCGCCTTGAATCATCATAATTAAGCGGAACTGTGTTGTATTCTCACCCACAGGCTGACCGTCACTTTCTGGATAGAGGGAGTCATCGTCAATGAATAGGGTTGGCGGTTTGTATACCATGTCTTTGCGCCTAGTCAGTCGATTCAATCTTATTATAGGCGATCGCCCCCAGCCCCGTTCCCTTTGGCTTGTTGTCGGATCGCGATCGCTGCACTCTAACTAGCCAGCCATGCGATCGCACAACGTCACCCATGCGGCAAGCACTTGCGGGATCTCAATCAGTATAATAATCATGAAAGTAAAGCACCATTTGTACTTGCGACAGTTGCGCGCATTTCGATTTCGGTGTTTTAGCTGGCGACGACGGACGCTCATTGGCTTGTCCTCAATTCATTTATAGTTTTAGTGTGCAATAGATGAATTGAAAATAGGTTCCCGTGAAATCTATTTTTTGAGCGGCAAAGTAGCAGCGAAGTCTAAAGTCTACTTGAAGTCTAACCGAAGTCGGAATAGTGTAAACAAAGTCTAAATCTCGCAACACAGCCATGACTTTATAGTAACATAGACGTGAGGTTAGAAGCCGGGTTTCTTTGAGAAACCCGGCTTCTGGACAACATCGTGGGGCAACAGAGTATGACAATAAGTTGGGAAGAGTTTATCAAAGATATTGCTGGCAAGCGCGGGTTATCTGTTGAGGAAGAACAGATGTTATTGGCGCGATTTCCGAGTGCAGATGAACGTGTAAGCGAACGGCGAGTTGCCGGACAATTTCCTTGTTCTGAGGGAACAGTTAAGAAGACAATGGGAGATATTTACTCTAAATTTGCAGGAGTTTGTACTGACTTAGTTAATCGCGAGGGGGCTGGAAAGAATCTTATCTTGCATAATTTTCTCCGGCAGGAATATCGCAGTGGCGGTGGTTCTTTGATTTGGAGGAAGCCAGGAGAAATAGGGTACTCGGAGGAATTTAAGGCGCTGATTATAGAGAAGATTAAACAGTTTTGCGGGCGCGAGTTCGTCTTTGCCGAATTTGACCGGTTTATGGAAAAGTACGATAAAGGATATTTTACCGTTATTGGCGATGCGGGTATGGGGAAAACGGCTCTCTCGGCCAAATTAGTATCGGAGCGCCACTATCTTCATCACTTTAATATTTTGAATGAGAACCGCAACACCTCAGACTTTTTTCTGCGGACGATGCGCCAGCAGTTAATACGGCAGTATGAGTTAGTCGATGCGGAAACGGATAATTTGCCGACGTTGTTGGAAAAAGCGAGGCAGAAACTTCCCACCGGACAGTCGCTGATTTTAGTCGTTGATGCCTTGGATGAAGTGAATCAGGAGCCAGGGGGAAACTTATTAAATTTACCGATGAATTTGCCAGAAGGGGTTTATTTTTTCTTGACGCGCCGACCCTATACCATACAGAATAAGCGCTTAACAGTTTCCCCGGAAGTTCCCTGTTCTGAGTTGGACTTGCGGGAAGAGAAATACATGCAATTTAGCGAAAAGGATATTAAAGCTTATATTCGTTTAGTGTTGCAAGACCAGGAGTTTGCGGAAAGGTTGCAGGGTTGGATTGCAGAGCGCAACACGACAACGGACGAGTTTGTGAAGCAGATAGCCGCGAAAAGCGAGAATAACTTTATGTATTTGCGCTATCTGTTACCGGCTATTGCCGAGGGTCAATATAATGATTTGCAGTTGGCTGAGTTACCCCAGGGTTTAGATGGGTATTATCAAACCCACTGGCAGCGCATGGGGATGGAGTCGGAGCCGCAGAAGTTTATGGTGATTATTCTGTTTATTCTCACGGAAGTTGGGACACCTATTCCTTGTGATATGATTGCCAAAATTGCCAAGCAAGATGAAGTAGAAGTCGAGAACGTTTTAGAGCGTTGGATTGAATATTTAAGAATCCAGCATAAAGATGGGGAGTGTTGCTACAGCATCTATCATGCCAGTTTCCTCAGATTTCTGGAGAACCAGAGAGAGTTGAAACACAGTCGCGAGTTATTTCGGGAAGTCAATCAACGCATTGATGATTATCTGGAAGAGGAAATGGAATAAGCTCAATGAAAACCGTGCAGAGACAAACTATTGCTGAGAAACTGGCAACCAAAAAATCTTCCTTCCGACGAGTGTATCTGGGGAAGCGTCCCTGTGTATACGCCCGGAAAGAGAAATGGGAAAAGTATCGCGAGCTGTTAACCAACTTTGAGT from the Roseofilum casamattae BLCC-M143 genome contains:
- the gmk gene encoding guanylate kinase; this translates as MTNTSHSGKLAVIAGPSGVGKGTLVRSLLQRHQEIYLSISMTTRSPREGEVDGRDYFFVSRDRFQQLVGENQLLEWAEFAGNCYGTPRAQIEDNIRQGRIVLLEIELEGARQIKDSFPEALRLFILPPSIAELERRLRSRQSDSPEAIARRLERATIEIAAADEFDRQIINDNLDEAIAEIESALFAD
- the remA gene encoding extracellular matrix/biofilm regulator RemA codes for the protein MSIELINIGFGNIVNAQRAIAIVTPESAPIKRTISEARDRSQLIDATYGRRTRSVIIMDSGHIILSSIQPETICHRLTARKANP
- a CDS encoding 2TM domain-containing protein, giving the protein MPPRWPRKPDRNDPEYRRLDDRINFALHIAIYTALNSGLWFVHQIQPNSLLWLTWFSLGWLLLIVFHGTFIFAIADYSPSSDSK
- a CDS encoding Uma2 family endonuclease; translated protein: MVYKPPTLFIDDDSLYPESDGQPVGENTTQFRLIMMIQGGLDALFKDVEDVFVAGDLFWYPVQLTEEEISQQKKPSRQAPDIMVVFGVRKKDRPSYKQWEEDDIAPQVVFEIISPSNSKEEMNKKFEFYQTHGVEEYYAYNPKGNRLEGWLRSGDKLEKIAEMEGWTSPRLGVSFTTVSGELRLFARDGERLETYVDLAQDRDRQRLEKERERLDKELERQRANSERRRANVAESERDRERQEKEQAQDTVEKLRDRLRQLGVDPDSVE
- a CDS encoding NACHT domain-containing protein, with amino-acid sequence MTISWEEFIKDIAGKRGLSVEEEQMLLARFPSADERVSERRVAGQFPCSEGTVKKTMGDIYSKFAGVCTDLVNREGAGKNLILHNFLRQEYRSGGGSLIWRKPGEIGYSEEFKALIIEKIKQFCGREFVFAEFDRFMEKYDKGYFTVIGDAGMGKTALSAKLVSERHYLHHFNILNENRNTSDFFLRTMRQQLIRQYELVDAETDNLPTLLEKARQKLPTGQSLILVVDALDEVNQEPGGNLLNLPMNLPEGVYFFLTRRPYTIQNKRLTVSPEVPCSELDLREEKYMQFSEKDIKAYIRLVLQDQEFAERLQGWIAERNTTTDEFVKQIAAKSENNFMYLRYLLPAIAEGQYNDLQLAELPQGLDGYYQTHWQRMGMESEPQKFMVIILFILTEVGTPIPCDMIAKIAKQDEVEVENVLERWIEYLRIQHKDGECCYSIYHASFLRFLENQRELKHSRELFREVNQRIDDYLEEEME
- a CDS encoding magnesium chelatase subunit H gives rise to the protein MEGQYQSALTQAAQSINRNANNDRIGVELSGYLIEELRNPENYEEFERDMETANIFIGSLVFIEDLADKIVATVTPHRDRLDAAVVFPSMPQVMRLNKLGSFSMAQLGQSKSAIASFMKKRKEASGSSFQDGMLKLLRTLPKVLKYMPIDKAQDARNFMLSFQYWLGGSPENLSNFLLMLADKYVLTGDKGHSSTAEIAPLQYNDPVVYPDMGIWHPLAPKMFEDRAEYLAWYRSRDDIPEDLKDPLAPCVGLVLQRTHLVTGDDAHYVALVQELESRGARVLGVFAGGLDFSKPVDAYFWDTNSETPVVDTVISLTGFALVGGPARQDHPKAVESLRRLNRPYMVALPLVFQTTEEWEASELGLHPVQVALQIAIPELDGAIEPIILSGRDGATGKAIALQDRIESVASRAMKWANLRRKPKLEKKVAITVFSFPPDKGNVGTAAYLDVFGSIYEVVRALRDNGYDIGELPESPQAMMEAVIHDASAQYASPELNVAYRMSVQEYERLTPYSERLEENWGPPPGNLNSDGQNLLVYGKHFGNLFIGVQPTFGYEGDPMRLLFSRSASPHHGFAAYYTYLENIWGADAVLHFGTHGSLEFMPGKQMGMSGECYPDNLIGSIPNLYYYAANNPSEATIAKRRGYAATISYLTPPAENAGLYKGLAELSDLIGSYQQLKHTPRGEQIVLTIIEKCRQVNLDQDIVLPDTVGAGSATSDSSNQNVSEPAPTAGLSLEERDNLVGAVYNKLMEIESRLLPCGLHIVGKPPTATEAIATLVNIANIDRPEDGIESLPRIIARSIDQDIDRIYESSDRGILEDVELYNQIVQATRLAVTALVEEQTNAEGRVSLVSRLNFLNMGKKAPWVRALNDLGYTNLDTEALKTLMEYLEFCLEQVCADNELGGLLQALEGEYILPGPGGDPIRNPDVLPTGKNIHALDPQSIPTEAAIKSAKRVVDQLLQRHQMSNDGQLPETIATVLWGTDNIKTFGESLAQILWFVGAKPVPDALGRVNKLELISLEELGRPRIDVVVNCSGVFRDLFVNQMALMDKAVKMAAEADEPIEMNFVRKHAIAQAEEMGINLRQAASRIFSNASGSYASNVNLAVENSSWEEESELRDMYLNRKSFAFDADNPGIMKENRAVFESSLKSAEVTFQNLDSSEISLTDVSHYFDSDPTKVVSSLRKDGKQPAAYIADTTTAKGQVRSLSETVRLDARTKLLNPKWYEGMLSHGYEGVRELSKRLVNTSGWSATAGAVDNWVYEETNDTFIKDEAMCQRLLNLNPHSFRKVVSTLLEVNGRGYWETSEENLDRLRELYQEAEDRIEGVDV